The following proteins come from a genomic window of Lolium rigidum isolate FL_2022 chromosome 5, APGP_CSIRO_Lrig_0.1, whole genome shotgun sequence:
- the LOC124655289 gene encoding uncharacterized protein LOC124655289, translating into MHCDITKIDFHAAELSTFVYKGSFIPVSLRHASKLEKAKIWFYDTTFQQAITSLLDGLPDVRNLTLQFSFQRLENRWVLNSPHMFSQLRHVQILLIATDEDADKILYLVSFLRAAPFIEKLEVHFLCLPTLWFANCGPLRQQIPTNEYKYVNLKNVRVTGFRGARGQVEFLMHVVENAPAIQGVTVDTTQRLTDAYDPDEATPTLDRAALDMIGTRYHLSTSALGRGGRDPSKRCPLHHQPVEDNAIHSLSSYGCRTAPLMT; encoded by the exons ATGCACTGCGATATAACCAAGATAGACTTCCATGCTGCAGAACTCTCCACCTTTGTTTATAAAGGATCATTCATACCTGTTTCCCTCCGTCATGCTTCGAAACTTGAAAAGGCGAAAATTTGGTTTTACGATACAACTTTTCAGCAAGCTATCACCTCACTTCTTGATGGGCTTCCGGATGTACGAAACCTAACATTGCAGTTTTCATTTCAACGACTAGAG AACCGATGGGTGTTAAACAGCCCTCACATGTTTTCTCAGCTCAGGCATGTGCAGATACTGCTCATCGCAACTGATGAAGACGCTGACAAAATTCTCTACTTAGTTTCCTTTCTGAGGGCTGCTCCCTTTATTGAAAAGCTTGAAGTACAT TTTCTTTGCCTTCCTACTTTGTGGTTTGCAAATTGTGGGCCTTTGAGACAACAAATACCCACGAATGAATACAAATACGTGAATCTGAAGAATGTACGTGTTACAGGATTTAGAGGAGCAAGAGGCCAAGTTGAATTCCTTATGCATGTTGTGGAGAATGCCCCTGCGATACAAGGGGTGACTGTAGATACAACTCAAAGACTAACTGACGCATATGATCCAGATGAAGCAACCCCAACACTAGATAGGGCGGCCCTTGATATG ATTGGCACTAGATACCATCTAAGCACATCGGCGCTCGGGCGTGGTGGCCGTGACCCCAGCAAGCGATGTCCTCTTCATCACCAGCCGGTCGAGGACAATGCAATCCACTCCCTCTCTTCCTACGGCTGCCGCACCGCGCCACTCATGACCTGA